One Nocardia iowensis DNA window includes the following coding sequences:
- a CDS encoding NUDIX hydrolase, whose translation MEAATAVVAEIVSGIAPFDGLEREHIEETLAWLASTDDVFRRVKPATPRRHLVCYAVLVDPEARAVLLGRHRLAGLWLPTGGHVDPGEHPLEAARREATEEIGIRADFTVTGTDPLFLTITTTVGMDSGHEDVSLWYLIRGTRSHPYTLDPREFSTEHWWDIDRFAIPESDPHFGRFLGKLESALG comes from the coding sequence ATGGAAGCTGCGACTGCTGTTGTCGCCGAGATCGTGAGTGGGATCGCACCTTTCGATGGGCTCGAGCGGGAGCACATCGAGGAGACCTTGGCGTGGCTGGCGTCGACCGACGATGTGTTCCGCCGCGTGAAACCGGCGACACCGCGCCGGCATCTGGTCTGCTACGCCGTGCTCGTCGATCCGGAGGCGCGGGCGGTGCTGCTCGGCCGCCATCGCCTCGCCGGACTGTGGTTGCCGACCGGCGGGCATGTCGACCCCGGCGAGCATCCGCTCGAGGCCGCGCGGCGCGAGGCAACCGAGGAGATCGGCATTCGCGCCGATTTCACGGTGACCGGCACCGATCCGCTGTTCCTCACGATCACCACCACCGTCGGTATGGACAGCGGCCATGAGGACGTCAGCCTCTGGTACCTCATCCGAGGCACCCGCTCGCATCCCTACACCCTCGACCCGCGCGAGTTCAGCACCGAACACTGGTGGGACATCGATAGATTCGCGATCCCGGAGTCCGATCCCCACTTCGGTCGTTTCCTAGGCAAACTGGAATCCGCGCTCGGCTGA
- a CDS encoding YihY/virulence factor BrkB family protein, with translation MPEQAMARHGHRLVDWSRGPSVLRWRSWWGVLRRTVSEFLDDNVTDWAAALTYYSVLSIFPGLIVLTAILGALGPSATQSLIDTIQEIGPGSGTALLVDALEQLQGSRQIAGPLALIGLGTALWTASGYIGAFMRASNAIYDIEEGRPIWKTVPVRIALTATMVVLIALCVIGVVATGTIAERLGRWLGVGSAGVLVWDIAKWPVLAVLVSLAFALLYWAAPNAQQPGFRWLSPGSVLAVVLWIAASAGFAVYVANFGSYNKVYGSLGGVAVFLVWLWLSNVAVLLGAEFDAELARGRRIEQGLPPGEEPFLPPRDTRAMSDEDAEKHGAVEKNGATEKKGEAK, from the coding sequence ATGCCGGAGCAGGCCATGGCGCGGCACGGACACCGTTTGGTGGATTGGTCTCGGGGGCCATCGGTGCTCCGCTGGCGGTCGTGGTGGGGAGTGTTACGGCGGACCGTATCGGAATTTTTGGACGACAACGTCACGGATTGGGCTGCGGCGCTGACGTATTACAGCGTGCTGTCGATCTTTCCCGGACTCATCGTGCTCACCGCCATTCTGGGTGCGCTCGGCCCGTCCGCGACACAGTCGCTGATCGACACCATTCAGGAGATCGGACCGGGTAGCGGAACCGCGTTGCTCGTCGACGCACTCGAACAGCTACAGGGATCGCGGCAAATAGCGGGGCCATTGGCCCTTATCGGTCTCGGTACCGCGCTGTGGACGGCGTCCGGATATATCGGGGCCTTTATGCGGGCATCCAACGCGATCTATGACATCGAAGAGGGGCGGCCGATCTGGAAGACCGTTCCGGTGCGCATCGCATTGACCGCGACAATGGTGGTGTTGATCGCGTTATGCGTCATCGGTGTCGTGGCCACGGGCACGATCGCCGAACGCCTCGGCCGGTGGCTCGGCGTCGGATCGGCCGGGGTGCTGGTGTGGGATATCGCGAAATGGCCGGTGCTCGCGGTGCTGGTCAGTTTGGCGTTCGCGCTGTTGTACTGGGCCGCGCCGAACGCGCAGCAGCCGGGCTTCCGGTGGTTGAGCCCCGGCAGCGTGCTCGCCGTGGTTTTGTGGATCGCCGCCTCGGCCGGATTCGCGGTGTATGTCGCCAATTTCGGCTCCTACAACAAGGTTTACGGCTCGCTGGGCGGTGTCGCCGTCTTCCTGGTGTGGCTGTGGCTCTCCAATGTCGCGGTGCTGCTCGGCGCGGAATTCGATGCCGAACTAGCCCGCGGCCGCCGCATCGAACAAGGACTGCCGCCGGGCGAGGAGCCATTCCTGCCGCCGCGCGATACCCGCGCCATGTCGGATGAGGACGCCGAAAAACACGGTGCTGTCGAAAAAAACGGTGCCACTGAGAAAAAGGGCGAAGCAAAATAG
- a CDS encoding TetR/AcrR family transcriptional regulator has protein sequence MKSERGTPLAEEPTRRRYDSLRRIAQAQQTSAEIARAARTLFVAKGWAATTVRDVAREAGVSVPTVYAAYGNKTGLIMALADAADLSADLPRLLTDLETTVDPRRQLAAMAGYDRRLFERAGDVIMLLREAGRTESELAQAYRAARARADDAHRQVLAAWPPGTLRRDLDVATALDIYAAICNIDVYTELTVERGWSPERVETWWGSVLVRELLGEAR, from the coding sequence GTGAAAAGTGAAAGGGGAACCCCATTGGCCGAGGAGCCGACCCGGCGCCGCTACGACTCGTTGCGTCGCATTGCCCAGGCGCAGCAGACGAGCGCGGAAATCGCCCGCGCCGCACGCACTTTGTTCGTGGCCAAGGGCTGGGCCGCCACGACGGTGCGCGACGTGGCCCGCGAGGCCGGTGTCTCGGTACCGACGGTCTACGCGGCCTACGGCAACAAGACCGGGCTGATCATGGCGTTGGCCGACGCCGCGGATCTGTCCGCTGACCTGCCGCGCTTGCTCACCGACCTGGAGACAACGGTCGATCCACGGCGGCAACTGGCGGCGATGGCGGGATACGACCGCAGGTTGTTCGAGCGTGCAGGCGACGTGATCATGCTGCTGCGCGAGGCCGGGCGCACGGAATCCGAACTGGCGCAGGCCTATCGCGCCGCCCGCGCCCGCGCCGACGACGCGCACCGGCAGGTGCTGGCCGCATGGCCACCCGGCACGTTGCGGCGCGACCTGGATGTGGCGACCGCCCTCGACATCTACGCGGCGATCTGCAACATCGACGTCTACACAGAACTCACCGTCGAGCGCGGCTGGTCGCCGGAGCGGGTCGAAACATGGTGGGGGAGTGTGCTCGTCCGCGAGCTGCTCGGCGAGGCACGGTGA
- a CDS encoding slipin family protein: MDILIVLGGIIGAGAVAVGVLTAKSARVVAQFEKGLIFRFGRVIGTREPGLRLLIPFVDKMRKVSMQIVTMPVPAQDGITRDNVTVRVDAVVYFRVFDPVLAVVEVQNYLFAVGQVAQTSLRSIIGKSDLDSLLANREELNKGLEIMIDSPALGWGIHIDRVEIKDVSIPDSLKRSMSRQAEAERERRARVISAEGELQASEMLAQAGAQMSESPAALQLRLLETVVQVAAEKNSTLVLPFPVELLRFLERSTQPAQSGDQQAQASTKPSEQAAVAKPATAEPAAIPATPEQRQLDPPDDAPSAKGNSTRE, encoded by the coding sequence ATGGACATTCTCATTGTTCTCGGCGGCATCATCGGTGCGGGCGCGGTGGCCGTCGGGGTGCTGACAGCCAAAAGTGCGCGGGTGGTCGCGCAATTCGAGAAGGGGCTGATATTCCGGTTCGGCAGGGTGATCGGGACGCGAGAACCCGGGCTGCGCTTGCTGATTCCGTTCGTCGACAAGATGCGCAAGGTGTCGATGCAGATCGTCACCATGCCGGTCCCGGCGCAGGATGGCATCACCCGCGACAACGTGACGGTGCGGGTGGACGCCGTCGTGTACTTCCGGGTGTTCGACCCGGTGCTCGCGGTGGTGGAGGTGCAGAACTATCTGTTCGCCGTCGGGCAGGTCGCGCAGACCTCATTGCGCTCGATCATCGGCAAGAGCGATCTGGACAGCTTGCTCGCCAACCGGGAGGAGCTGAACAAGGGGCTGGAGATCATGATCGACAGTCCGGCACTCGGCTGGGGCATCCACATCGATCGGGTGGAGATCAAGGATGTGTCGATACCGGATTCGCTGAAGCGCTCGATGTCGCGGCAGGCCGAGGCGGAACGCGAACGCCGGGCCCGCGTCATCTCGGCCGAGGGCGAGTTGCAGGCCTCCGAGATGCTGGCACAGGCTGGTGCGCAGATGTCGGAGTCGCCTGCCGCGCTGCAATTGCGGTTGTTGGAGACTGTCGTTCAGGTTGCCGCGGAGAAGAATTCGACCTTGGTGCTGCCGTTCCCGGTGGAGTTGTTGCGCTTCCTCGAGCGCAGTACGCAGCCGGCCCAGAGCGGTGACCAGCAGGCACAGGCCAGTACGAAGCCATCGGAACAGGCGGCGGTAGCGAAACCCGCGACGGCAGAACCGGCGGCGATACCCGCCACGCCGGAGCAGCGCCAACTCGATCCGCCGGACGACGCGCCGAGCGCGAAGGGAAACAGCACCCGCGAGTGA
- a CDS encoding alpha/beta hydrolase, with protein MERVEVGFPSGSEQCAAWLYRPDGAPKPRPLVVMGHGLGANREMGLDRYARRFAAAGMAVLVFDYRHFGASQGEPRQVIRIGRQREDWHSAIAFARTIRGIDATRIALWGTSFSGGHVLSVAPDDAYLAAVVAQVPFTSGLACALAKGPISMTKVTAIAATDLLIGPIRRKHVGIRLAGRKRSAALMSAADVPEGNGRLAEESENYKPKVAARVAFSALFDSPGKRAKALKMPVLYALCDNDSITPVKSALRAAERTKHAVVKRYPAGHFDIYFDDVFEKAVYDQTEFLVSVLRP; from the coding sequence ATGGAACGTGTGGAGGTCGGCTTCCCCTCCGGAAGCGAGCAGTGCGCCGCCTGGCTCTACCGCCCGGACGGCGCGCCGAAGCCCCGCCCGCTCGTGGTCATGGGACACGGCCTGGGGGCGAACCGAGAGATGGGACTCGACCGGTACGCGCGGCGCTTCGCCGCCGCTGGCATGGCGGTCCTGGTATTCGACTACCGGCATTTCGGCGCCAGCCAAGGCGAGCCGCGCCAGGTGATCCGGATCGGCCGCCAGCGCGAGGACTGGCATTCCGCCATTGCCTTCGCGCGCACCATCCGCGGTATCGACGCGACCCGGATCGCCTTGTGGGGCACCTCGTTCAGCGGCGGTCACGTGCTTTCGGTGGCGCCCGACGACGCGTATCTGGCCGCGGTGGTCGCGCAGGTTCCGTTCACCAGCGGGCTGGCGTGCGCGTTGGCGAAGGGCCCGATCAGCATGACCAAGGTCACCGCCATCGCCGCCACCGATCTGCTGATCGGCCCGATCCGGCGTAAGCACGTCGGTATCCGGCTGGCGGGGCGCAAACGGTCGGCGGCGCTGATGAGCGCGGCCGACGTGCCGGAGGGCAACGGCAGGCTGGCCGAGGAGAGCGAAAACTACAAGCCGAAGGTAGCTGCGCGCGTTGCTTTTTCGGCGCTGTTCGATTCGCCGGGCAAGCGGGCCAAGGCACTGAAGATGCCGGTGCTGTACGCGTTGTGCGACAACGACTCGATCACTCCGGTCAAATCCGCGCTGCGGGCGGCCGAACGAACCAAGCACGCGGTGGTTAAGCGTTACCCCGCTGGGCATTTCGACATCTACTTCGACGACGTGTTCGAGAAGGCCGTCTACGACCAGACCGAGTTCCTGGTTTCGGTGCTGCGACCGTAA